The Blautia pseudococcoides genome segment CAACCAGTTCTTTGCCGCTGTTTTTTTCATCCAGCTTGGAGATTACCGTCTCCGTGTTTTTCAGCTTGTGATAATCATTGAGATACAGGACTCCAACAGCCAGTACAGCCACCATCATACACACACTGGCAGTCTTGAACACAGGAGTATTCTTTGTCTGTTTATTTCCTTCAGACTTCACCTCCACCTTTTTCCGGAAGGTCTTTACTGCCTGGTCGCTGACCTGCTCACTCTTTGTCTCGGCCTTGTCATTCTGGGCCACGAGAAAATTCTGCATAGGCTCATTTTTTTCATAATAGATGTAAAAGCCCGGCTGTCTGGACAGTTCCCCGTCCTCGTATCGGTAAAATGCTTCTTCTTTTTCAAGGGGTTCCATCACCATGAGAACCTTGTCATTGCCGCCGAAATGATCCAGATGGGTCCGGCAGATGACTTCGTGAAGTTCCATGGAGCATCCCGGAATGGACAGATACCATCCCACAATTTCCTGATCCGGAAAATATTCCTTGTTCTTCTCATACACGTGATTCCAGATTTCCCTGGTAAAGGAAAGGTGTTCTTCAGTAATTTCCATGTCAGGAAGCACAACAGCACTTTTCACAAAAAGGTAGGAAACGCCGTCTTTCCAGTTGGCCTGTCCCAGAAGAATTGCTGCTTTTCCTTTGGAAGAATTCCCGGAAGAGATTCTACAAAGGTAAGTGTACGCATAATCTTCTATATAGATTTTTTGTGTTTCGTTGACTTCTCCTATCTGGCGTATGTTGTTGGGGATGCGGAAGAATCCTTCGTTTCCCTCAGGCTTTTGTTTTTCTTTTTCGTAGACTATTTCTATCATAAAGATTCACCCCTTTGGGCAACAGGATAGCATGAAAAGTCTGCGAAATTTAGCGGATTAGGAAAGGTACATGCCTTTTTTTAACGACAAACATCCCGTTAAAAAGACAGGATAAAGAGAGGTAAAAACGGACAAAATAGGGGAAAGAAAGGATGGATAAAAATATGGACACACACCTTGATACGCCCGTTTACTATATTGAAGGCCGCACAGACCGGGCCGGTAATAAGATCGGCTCCCTGCTCACCGAACTATACGCCAAATCCGACAGCAATTTTGAAGAACTGGTCTTCCTCTGCATTGGAAGTGACCGCATCACCGGCGACAGCCTTGGACCGCTCATAGGCCACCGCCTGGCAAAAGAACATCTGAACCGCTGCTGTATATACGGCACCCTTGCCAATCCTGTCCATGCCTTGAATCTCCAGGAGACTGTGGAATCCGTAAAAAAAGAACACCCCAACAGCCTGACGGTAGCCATTGACGCCTCCCTGGGATCCAAAAAGCACCAGGGGTTTGTCACTGTGGGACAAGGCTCCCTGGAACCGGGCCTGGGAGTAAAAAAGAAGCTGCCCCCTGTAGGTGACATATCCATTACCGGAATCGTCAATCTGTCGGGAGCATTTGAACACTTTCTACTGCAGACAACCCGCCTGTCCACTGTCATGGAACTGGCGGATGCCATTGTCTCAGGAATCCTGGTAGCGCACCGTCAATACTTCGGCACGCGCCGCCCTTCTCTTTTGGCTTTCTTCCATCCGGAGGAGGAACGCCGGCGCAGCTTGACAAAATTAACCCCGCTGTCCGCAGAGTCCGCGGCTGCCAAGCCGAAGGGAAGCTGATAATCCTGGTAATGATAGTCTTCTCCGAAGACCTTTTTCATCAGCCGTTTTGCCATATAATAGATTCCCCTTGGGAACCAGGCCCGGTAATAATATCTGCCGATCTCACAGGTTCCGCAGTATTTATCCGTCAGGGTAATGATCCATGTCTCTCTGTGCATGGGCGGAACCGGGGTTACAGGAAACATATGCTTTAAGATCATTTCCTCTTCCAGCTTGTTGAGCTGGAAGTATTTTTTTGCGTTGTGCAGAGCCGCATGGGGATGGGTCATGGCATGAACCGGATCACCTGTCTTTTTCCTGTGCCCTCTCCAGTCGTAGAGAAATAAATCGTGCAGCATCCCGGCTCTGGCTGCTGACTTGGCGTCCAGGCCGAAAAATTTGCAGATCCGGAAATTATAGTAGGCCACATTAAGGCAGTGCTGGTAACAGCTTGTCTCACAGTGATGGGGATAATCCTTCATCCTAAGCACATAAGGGTGATGGACCAAATCCTTAATGCACTCATAAAACTCTTCATTCCCTGCATCCTTCACCGTGCTCGCACGGGAGGAATCCCTCCTGAATAATCCCTTATGCTTCATATATTTTATACTCCTTTATACCCTTTGTGTGTCATGATACTGAATTCCGGGCGGCGCTTCGCCCCTCCTGTCATTACAAAAAGGGATGTCCCCAGCGGCGACATCCCTCACTTTAACCAGGTTTCTAACCTGATTGTAAAACATCTCTTATTTTTTGTAAAGGCCTATACGAGCGCCTTAGTATTTGTCCTATACGAATACCTTAGTATTTATCCTATATAAATACCTTAGTATTATCCTATATAAATACCTTAGTATTTATCCTATATAAATACCTTAGTATTTATCCTATATAAATACCTTAGTATTTATCCTATATAAATACCTTAGCATTTATCCTATATAAATACCCTAGTATTTGTTTTATACAAACGCTTTTACTTTAGCGTAAATGCCATTGGCATCTATGCCGTATTTCTCAAGCAGCTTCACAGCAGGGCCTGACTCGCCAAACACATCGTTAATGCCGATTCTCAGCATTTTTGTAGGTGCTTTCTCACTCAGAACCTCG includes the following:
- a CDS encoding LysM peptidoglycan-binding domain-containing protein; the encoded protein is MIEIVYEKEKQKPEGNEGFFRIPNNIRQIGEVNETQKIYIEDYAYTYLCRISSGNSSKGKAAILLGQANWKDGVSYLFVKSAVVLPDMEITEEHLSFTREIWNHVYEKNKEYFPDQEIVGWYLSIPGCSMELHEVICRTHLDHFGGNDKVLMVMEPLEKEEAFYRYEDGELSRQPGFYIYYEKNEPMQNFLVAQNDKAETKSEQVSDQAVKTFRKKVEVKSEGNKQTKNTPVFKTASVCMMVAVLAVGVLYLNDYHKLKNTETVISKLDEKNSGKELVETKPVNGLVSENQKEDSQDGADHNAAGTDAEKSGGDTEAADNTADAADAASDGRKNPEDQTGTEDGNRQDESAADEKADAGDKDTSKPDTKPDTQSDSKGSTDGEKEQKDGDDEDSSQAAGSTHQSYTIHEGDTITSISMRYYGSSSKIKDICALNGLSPEDFIFPGQKILLP
- the yyaC gene encoding spore protease YyaC, yielding MDKNMDTHLDTPVYYIEGRTDRAGNKIGSLLTELYAKSDSNFEELVFLCIGSDRITGDSLGPLIGHRLAKEHLNRCCIYGTLANPVHALNLQETVESVKKEHPNSLTVAIDASLGSKKHQGFVTVGQGSLEPGLGVKKKLPPVGDISITGIVNLSGAFEHFLLQTTRLSTVMELADAIVSGILVAHRQYFGTRRPSLLAFFHPEEERRRSLTKLTPLSAESAAAKPKGS
- a CDS encoding 3-alpha domain-containing protein, encoding MLLPGLVPKGNLLYGKTADEKGLRRRLSLPGLSASLRLGSRGLCGQRG